The DNA region AACCTAAATTGCCACCTGGGAAGATTGAATATGGAATTAAGAATAAAGATCAAATAAAGATCCTAAATTTACTTGCAAAGGAACTTATTAGATATGCTCCAAAGGAAAGTTTAGGAGAAATTCCTGAATTAAAATGTGATGGAGGAGAGCATTGCCATATTTCTCTTTGGAGTCTTCCTGAAAAAAAATATCTTTTTGCGACTTTAGAGGGCCGACATGAGGTCACCGGTAAATTTCATTCCTTATTTTTAATCGTTTCACTTGAAGAAGGCAAAGAAAAGGTAGTTTCCTATTTGTTCGATCAAGGATTTGAAACTGCAGGACGTTTTTTTACTAAACTTACCGATATGGATGGGAATGGTATTCCGGAAGTTTGGGTGGGTGACCAAAATTCTCAAAATGAATCTTATATTGAAAGAATCTTTTTATTGGACAAAGATCTATTTTTACGTCTGGGGGAAAAGTATGGGACCGGTTGTTAATAGAAGTATTAATCAATCCTCCATATCCCAGAAAAAATCCTTATTCGTAAGCTCAGATTCTTCAACTTTTTGAAAGGAGTTCCTACCATCTTCTTCGGAAGATAAAGGAAGATCCGAACCTAATCTTTCCAGATCCTGGGTTTCTCTTTCCCAATATTCTTCCGTTCCGAAATGAGGAAACGCATTCGGGAAAGAAGGGTCTTCCCAACGTTTTGCGATCCATGCAGAATAATGAATATACCGTAAGCCGCGCAGAGGTTCCACCAGATCAAACCAAGAAGATCGAAATTCCCGAAATTCTCGGTAACCTTCTAAAAAGATCTCTCTTTCATACTCGGAGGCTGAGTCACCAAATGGAAGAAGCATCCAAAAATCCTGGACTGCAGGCCCGGTAACAAAATCGTCGAAATCTATAAAACAAAGCCCGTCTGCGGTTTGTATTAAATTTCCTTTATGGCAATCCCCATGGATCCTATGGAATGGCATGTCTTTGGAAGCTTCGGAGAATGAATTGAAAATTCGATTGCAAGCATCCTCGTATCTTTT from Leptospira selangorensis includes:
- a CDS encoding serine/threonine protein kinase; its protein translation is MEIPGKEFYNRLDIDSVLSAVEDAGFSVSGHCLALNSLENRVYDVGLEEGGRLVVKFYRPGRWTLNQILEEHSFLKELEEGEIPVVAPLPLENGVTVRETKGIYYTIWPLQKGRLVEELDKNNLIQTGRLLARIHNIGASKQSKHRIEYNLKNFGEEPLRFLKEKEFLPTHLWKRYEDACNRIFNSFSEASKDMPFHRIHGDCHKGNLIQTADGLCFIDFDDFVTGPAVQDFWMLLPFGDSASEYEREIFLEGYREFREFRSSWFDLVEPLRGLRYIHYSAWIAKRWEDPSFPNAFPHFGTEEYWERETQDLERLGSDLPLSSEEDGRNSFQKVEESELTNKDFFWDMED